In the Halosolutus gelatinilyticus genome, TGAATCAATTGTCTCACGCGCTTCGGAGACGGTAATGTGTCCCTGCTTAGCGCACAAGAGAACGATGTAGGCTGTCCCCCGAGTCTCGATACCTTCGATTTCTGCAGCCGTTCTCCCATAGGCTTCGTCCATGACGGCGATCGCATCAAGTGATGCAGCACATCCAAGGACTGCCACATCAGCGTCACTCAAATTTGGGTTTTGTTCTAACCGGCCCACAAGCTGAGAGTCATCAACTGCGATGACTTCAAAAAGCCCAGCATCAATACACTGCTCGATACGACGAGCATCGGTATACCCCCCTTCAAGACCGGTGGTAACGACCTCCGAGTGAATTTGTTGAGGAAGATGACACTCTCCATCGAGGTTGGAGACGAGATGGAGTTGATCGACCTTTGCGAGGTAAATTAGCGGCGTCGCGTCGAAAACCCACATTCACAGTTCCTCGAGATCGTCTTCGAGGTGATCGCCCGATACCCACGTGATGTCATGATCCTTTGCGAGCTGGGCAAACTCCCAGACGGACATCTCTGCAAGTTGGGCGGCCTTCGTGAACGAAATTTCATCAGCAGCGAGCCGTTTGAGCGCTTGCTCTTGACGCCACTCTTCGAGCCCTTCCGAGAGGAGTTTTCGTACTGCTGTGCTCCGATCTAGCCGTTCTTCTTCGAGGTATTCTTCCAGTTTCCCCTCGAGATCATCCGGAACCCGAGTCGATATCGTTCCCATGGTGTATGCTATGTTTGCAATGTATACAAGCGTTTCGCTCATTCTGGTTGCCCTCGCTTCCATCGTTCGAGATGGTTCAGGGAGGAAACGCGATTCATCACCGAGGAACGGGCGGCGGAGGAGCGCGACTACCAGGTGCTCGTTCCCCTCGCGGACCCGAGTAACGCCGAGCAACTGATCCGCGCGGGAAGCGCGATCGCCCGCCGCGAGGACGGCGAACTCCTGCTGACGAGCGTGGCGACGGTGCCCGAACAGACGCCGCTGTCCGAAGGTCGGCACTATGCGGACGAGCAGCGCGACCTCCTCGACGGGGTGCTGGAGTACGTTCCTGACGACGTCCCCGTACACCAGACCGTGACGATCGGCCACGACGTCGGAACGAGCATCAACGACGTCGCGTACCGGCGCGATAGCGATCTCATCGTCCTGGGGTGGCGGGGGAGGCGCAAACGGTTCTCGGACTACGCACTCGGCTCCAACATCGACACCGTCGTCGAGAACGCGCCGTGCGACGTCGCCGTGGTGAAGACCGACGGAGCGACAGCGTCGAGTCGTGTCCTCGTGCCCACGGCCGGCGGACCTCACGCGGACCTCGCGGAGCATTTCGCGACCGCGTACGCGGACGTCGGTGCCGACGTCACGCTCTTTCACGTCGTAACCGACGGCGTCGGCGACGCCGCCGAGTCGTTCTTATCGGAGCGCCAGGAAGCGTTGGCCGCGGACGGCGGCGTCGACCGACGTCGATACCGCGATCGCGTCGGAGGACGATATCGACGACGCGATCCTCGAATACGCCCGCGACGGAGGGTTCGACACGATCGTCATCGGGGCGACCGGCGAGGGCATCCTCCAGCGCGTCCTGTTCGGCGAGATCCCGGAGACGATCGGCGAGGAGTTCGACGGAACGGTCGTCATGACGCGGAAACACCGCCCCGTCCAGTCGGCCCTGAAACGGTTCGTTCGGAAGTGGGTCGGAAAGGGCGCGCGAGCGACCGATCTCGGGTCGTCGACGTCGGGCACCGACGCCTGACTCCGCCGCGCCGTCTTAGGCCGATCCGTCAGTCGGTCGTCTGTGCGTGTGCCTGCTGGCCGCCGGCGCCGCTCTCGGCGAGGTCCGATCGGTGCAGCCAGTAGAGGGCGGCGAAGATGACGGTCGCGATCGCGTTCAGCACCAGTTTGTAGTCCACCTCGATCGAAACGTCCGCGACGGTCGCGCTCGACTGCGGCGGAACGAGCCCCAGTCCGGCGAAGAGGAAGTGGACGACGACCCCCACGACGACCGCGGAGACGAAGATCATCCCGGAGAGGACGGCAGCGAACGTCGTGCCGTAGTACTCCCGGTAGGCGTCGACGATCGGCGGGACGATCAGGTCGGCGTAGATATACGAGAGGACGCTCCCGAACGGGAGGCCGTTCGTGTAGAGCACGGCCGCGAAGGGAACGTTTCCGACCGAACAGACGAACGTCGCGACGCCGATGAGCGCGCCGACCGCGGACGTCCAGAGGATGTACGTCGGCACGCCCAGGACCGGTCCCGAGAACACCGACGTCCACACGCTGCGGGGGATGAACCCGGCGACCAAGCCAGCGAAGACGAACCCGATCGCGATCTCGTCCCAGAGCATTCCCCAC is a window encoding:
- a CDS encoding DUF3368 domain-containing protein, whose product is MWVFDATPLIYLAKVDQLHLVSNLDGECHLPQQIHSEVVTTGLEGGYTDARRIEQCIDAGLFEVIAVDDSQLVGRLEQNPNLSDADVAVLGCAASLDAIAVMDEAYGRTAAEIEGIETRGTAYIVLLCAKQGHITVSEARETIDSMIEEGWYCAPNLYTKLVRKLESFN
- a CDS encoding UPF0175 family protein; its protein translation is MGTISTRVPDDLEGKLEEYLEEERLDRSTAVRKLLSEGLEEWRQEQALKRLAADEISFTKAAQLAEMSVWEFAQLAKDHDITWVSGDHLEDDLEEL
- a CDS encoding universal stress protein, with amino-acid sequence MLEYARDGGFDTIVIGATGEGILQRVLFGEIPETIGEEFDGTVVMTRKHRPVQSALKRFVRKWVGKGARATDLGSSTSGTDA